GCAAGGTCGCCAGCGGGATCGGCGACCACATGATCGACGGGCTGATCTTCAGCCCGCTGGCGCTCACCGCCGACGACCTCACCGGCCTCGACGGCATGCCGATGGTGCTGCTCGGCGAGCGGGTCGACCACGGCCCGGCCGACCACGTCGTGGTGGACAACGTGGCCGCCGCCCGGGAGGTCACCGCCCACCTGATCGGGCTCGGCCGGCGCCGGATCGCCGCCATCGGCTCGCAGCGCACCCCCGAGGGCGCCAGCGCCCGGCTCCGCCTGGCCGGCTACACCGCCGCCCTGGCAGACGCCGGTATCGGGTACGACGAGAAGCTGGTGGCGCCCGCACCGGCCTGGCACCGCGCGGACGGCGCCGCCGCCATGCGCGACCTGCTCTCCTCCGGCGTACGCCCCGACGCTGTCTTCTGTTTCAACGACACCCTCGCCCTCGGCGCCCTGCGCGCCCTGCACGAGGCGGGGTTGCGGGTGCCCGAGGACGTCGCGGTGGCCGGCTTCGACGACATCGAGGACGGGCGCTTCTCCATCCCCACCCTCACCACCGTCGCCCCGGACAAGGAACGCATCGCGCGGCTCGCGGTGGAACTGCTGGCCGGCCGCCTCGACGGCGACCGGGAGGCGCCGCCCCGGGAGCTCACCGCCCCCCACCGGCTGGCCACCCGCGAGAGCACCACCGGCCGCCCCTGACCTGCGCCGGGCCGGCGGTCAGTCGAAGAAGCGGGCCAGGTGGGTCGGGGCGGGCGCCGGGTCGTCCGGGCCGACCGGGGTCAGGTCGGCGAAGATCGAGGCGCCGTCGCAGCTGGAGTGCAGGGGATACCAGCGCGGGGTGCCCGGCGGGCGCTGACCGCAGATGCCCTTGAACGTCTGCACGTCCAGCAGCCGGACGTGGGTCGGGTCGGCGACCGCGTTCACGTGCCGCCACCAGGGGCTCATCACGTGCAGCACGCCACCCGGCCGGAGCGTCCGGTGGCACTCGTCCAGCAGCGGCAGGAAGTCGATCAGGTGCTCCAGGATGTGCACCGCGAAGAACACGTCCACCGAGTCGTCGGCCAGCGGCAGCGAGCCGGAGAGGTCGGCCACCGCGTCCACCCCCGCCGCGGGGTAGATGTCCAACCCCAGGTTGCCCGGCCACTGCTTGGTCGCCCCGCAGCCCAGGTCCACCACCACCGGGGCGCGGCCGCCGACGCGTACCCTGCACCAGACGCCGAGCACGCCGGCGAGCCGGCCGACCAGATCGCGGACCAGCCGCAGCTCGGCCGGGTCGGCGACCTCGCCGGTCAGGTGCGCGACGCCCCGGTCGAAGCGCACCTCCACCGCCAGCGGGCGCAGCCGGTCGTCGTGCCGGGCCAGATCGGCCCACGCCTCGGCGAGGAACCCGTCGACCTTGCGCAGCCGCTCGGCCGAGGGTGCGGACTGGGCCATCGCGACCATGAGCCACCTCCGGGCCGCCCGTTACCCGCATCCCCGCCCGGTATGCCTGGGCGGCCGCATCTTCGGCCAGCTGAGGCCGGCGCGGCAGGTCAGCCGGAGATGGTCCGGCGGGCCGTGCGGCCCGCGCCGCGCATCCGCTGGCGGGGCTGCGGGGCCACCGTCTTCGGCCGCTTGAGGTGGTACCGGTGCAGCTCGTTGTGGCCGGGCAGCGACGGGTCCTCGCTCATCGCCACCAGCTCCCAGCCCTGGTCACCGGCCCGGTTCAGGTGGGCCAGCGCGGTGTCGCCGTACGGGGTGACGTCGACCATCGAGCCGTCCGGGCCGTACCAGATGAAGACGACCTCCCACCCGATGTCGGTGGTGGCCGCCTGGCGACGACGGACCAGCAGCGCGTACTCCCACTTGAGCATGGGGTCATTGTCACCCCGCGCGCGCCCGCCGGCATGGATCAATCCTCGGCGATCCGTCCGGCGTCGACCCGCAGCCGCCGGTTGACGCTCACCGCGTCCAGCATCCGCCGGTCGTGGGTCACCAGCAGCAGGGTGCCCGGGTAGTTCGCCAGCGCCGACTCCAGCTGCTCGATCGCCGGCAGGTCCAGGTGGTTGGTCGGCTCGTCCAGCACCAGCAGGTTGACCCCGCGCCCCTGGAGCAGGGCCAGCGCCGCGCGGGTCCGCTCGCCCGGCGAGAGGGTCGCCGCCGGCCGCAGCACGTGCGCCGCGCGCAGGCCGAACTTGGCCAGCAGCGTCCGCACGTCCGCCGGCGTCAGCTCCGGTACGGCGGCGCCGAACGCGTCCAGCAGGGGCTGGTC
The window above is part of the Micromonospora inositola genome. Proteins encoded here:
- a CDS encoding LacI family DNA-binding transcriptional regulator; the protein is MRHRLKDVAERAGVSVKTVSNVVNGYLHVRPDTRARVEEAIAELNYRPNLSARNLRKGRTGVIALAVPELDIPYFAELARHVVTAAAEHGWTVLIDQTGGGPEQERKVASGIGDHMIDGLIFSPLALTADDLTGLDGMPMVLLGERVDHGPADHVVVDNVAAAREVTAHLIGLGRRRIAAIGSQRTPEGASARLRLAGYTAALADAGIGYDEKLVAPAPAWHRADGAAAMRDLLSSGVRPDAVFCFNDTLALGALRALHEAGLRVPEDVAVAGFDDIEDGRFSIPTLTTVAPDKERIARLAVELLAGRLDGDREAPPRELTAPHRLATRESTTGRP
- a CDS encoding methyltransferase domain-containing protein; amino-acid sequence: MVAMAQSAPSAERLRKVDGFLAEAWADLARHDDRLRPLAVEVRFDRGVAHLTGEVADPAELRLVRDLVGRLAGVLGVWCRVRVGGRAPVVVDLGCGATKQWPGNLGLDIYPAAGVDAVADLSGSLPLADDSVDVFFAVHILEHLIDFLPLLDECHRTLRPGGVLHVMSPWWRHVNAVADPTHVRLLDVQTFKGICGQRPPGTPRWYPLHSSCDGASIFADLTPVGPDDPAPAPTHLARFFD